From the Temnothorax longispinosus isolate EJ_2023e chromosome 6, Tlon_JGU_v1, whole genome shotgun sequence genome, one window contains:
- the Stma gene encoding protein EFR3 homolog cmp44E encodes MFGCCWCCAALRPRYKRLVDNIFPVNPQDGLIKNNMEKLTFYSLSSPEKLDRIGEYLFQRASRDIYRRRNGFVIIAMEAMDQLLVACHAQTLNLFVESFLKMVQKLLESTDPQLQILATQSFVRFANIEEDTPSYHTRYDFFVSKYSAMCHSNNDDPTTRKQIRLAGIQGLQGVVRKTLSDDLVENIWEPVHMDKIVPSLLYNMQNSRYADKEDATPDSPTEERSDPPQFAETCMRELIGRASFGHIRCVIRPVLRHLDNHQLWVPNYFAIHTFRIIMFSIQSQYSYTVVEALMTHLDDHSKSSPKIRTSIADTLSKIISIAAGESVGPSVLEIINSLLSHLRVSVTRNQSSSSDEQLYQEALINALGEFANHLPDYQKIEIMMFIMSKVPYSQPDRIVSVGKGDVLLQSILLKSLLKVGTKYKTIHLNTTFPPSFLEPLLRMSLAADAEMRLLVQKIFHTLIDRRRNITILAKPTVNVAELGLAIEKASRPDVIFIRKHGPEIYLALYESLELSSNTVENVESIYTTLALLAIELASEETVLELLRLVLSLQDLALTSAQISLPLKFNLHAIVISLLILISYVCNITALMDYAKKVVEARRNDSPHLLPDLKSQYDTGLTSRLAPTLLVDQTVVSECLKGAGLDSGKLQQGSGYSGNSLQHRHSWVDNTGRNSLADINSGGPELDSGGSSPGVQKKLPGEELTFESMKRILTENNNNEIVEEEKRMQLSQFFRNAPFQDLVSKTQPKHDVLQSKLSEIFNTLSVDPRNTVPTTGPQTDTKPSQTPAYEIHFPELFVY; translated from the exons ATGTTCG gcTGTTGCTGGTGTTGCGCTGCGTTACGTCCGAGGTACAAGCGGCTCGTCGACAATATCTTTCCGGTTAATCCGCAG GATGGCTTGATCAAGAACAATATGGAAAAACTGACATTCTATTCATTGAGCAGTCCTGAGAAGTTAGACAGGATCGGGGAATATTTGTTTCAACGAGCTTCCAGGGATATTTACAG GAGACGAAATGGCTTTGTCATTATCGCCATGGAAGCAATGGACCAGCTCCTGGTAGCTTGTCACGCCCAAACTTTGAATCTGTTTGTCGAGAGCTTCTTGAAAATGGTACAAAAATTGCTGGAGTCCACGGATCCTCAGTTACAGATTCTCGCAACACAGTCT TTTGTCAGATTTGCCAATATCGAGGAAGACACGCCCTCATATCACACCCGTTACGATTTCTTCGTGTCGAAATATTCGGCAATGTGCCATTCCAATAACGACGATCCCACTACGCGCAAGCAAATCAGGCTTGCTGGAATTCAAGGACTGCAG GGCGTTGTGAGAAAAACTCTTTCCGACGACTTGGTGGAGAATATTTGGGAGCCTGTACATATGGACAAGATTGTACCATCGTTGCTGTACAATATGCAAAATTCACG ATACGCCGATAAGGAAGACGCAACACCAGACAGCCCAACCGAGGAACGATCAGATCCACCGCAATTTGCGGAAACTTGCATGAGAGAATTGATCGGACGCGCATCGTTTGGTCATATTAGATGCGTTATAAGACCTGTATTGAG GCATCTGGACAATCACCAGTTATGGGTCCCGAACTACTTCGCAATTCATACTTTCAGAATAATTATGTTCTCCATTCAG TCGCAATATTCCTACACTGTAGTGGAAGCTTTAATGACACATCTTGACGATCACTCAAAGTCATCCCCTAAGATTCGCACTAGTATTGCGGATACTTTGTCCAAGATTATATCAATTGCCGCAGGTGAAAGTGTTG GACCATCTGTATTAGAGATTATAAATTCCTTATTGTCTCACCTACGAGTTAGTGTAACGAGAAACCAATCGTCAAGTAGTGACGAGCAATTATATCAAGAAGCTCTTATTAACGCCCTTGGAGAGTTCGCGAATCATCTTCCGGATTACCAGAAAATTGAGATTATGATGTTCATTATGAGTAAAGTTCCATACAGTCAGCCAGATCGTATCGTATCGGTCGGCAAAGGAGACGTATTGCTCCAGAGCATACTTTTAAAGTCGCTATTAaag gtTGGCACCAAATATAAAACTATCCATTTGAACACAACATTCCCGCCTAGTTTCTTGGAGCCATTACTGAGAATGTCACTGGCAGCAGACGCTGAAATGAGGCTTCTTGTACAGAAAATATTCCACACTTTAATTGACAGACGGcgaaatattacaatactCGCTAAACCAAC tgTGAACGTAGCGGAGCTCGGTCTTGCTATTGAAAAGGCATCCAGACCTGATGTAATCTTTATTCGGAAGCACGGCCCTGAAATCTACTTAGCATTGTACGAATCATTAGAGCTATCTAGTAACACAGTAGAAAATGTGGAATCTATTTATACCACCTTGGCGTTACTTGCCATTGAATTGGCTTCCGAGGAAACGGTGTTGGAGTTACTGAGATTGGTGCTGAGCTTGCAAGACTTGGCACTAACAAGTGCTCAAATTAGTCTTCCacttaaattcaatttacacgCAATAGTTATCAGCCTACTAATCTTAATATCGTACGTCTGCAATATCACCGCTCTTATGGATTATGCGAAGAAG GTGGTGGAAGCGCGTCGAAATGATAGTCCGCATTTACTACCGGATTTAAAATCTCAATACGATACCGGTCTAACATCCAGATTAGCGCCAACTCTTTTGGTTGATCAAACTGTTGTCAGCGAATGCCTAAAGGGAGCCGGCCTTGATAGTGGGAAATTACAACAAGGTTCAGGTTACAGCGGCAATTCTTTACAACACAG GCATTCATGGGTTGATAATACTGGGCGGAATTCGCTAGCCGACATTAATTCTGGAGGTCCCGAATTGGATAGCGGAGGTTCATCACCTGGTGTGCAAAAG AAATTACCTGGAGAAGAGTTAACGTTTGAGAGCATGAAAAGAATTTTGAcagagaataataataatgaaatagtgGAAGAAGAGAAGCGAATGCAGCTTTCTCAGTTCTTTAGAAACGCGCCATTCCAGGATTTAGTATCAAAAACACAACCGAAG CACGATGTTCTACAGAGCAAATTGTCAGAGATATTTAACACGCTGTCTGTTGATCCGCGCAACACAGTTCCTACGACCGGACCACAGACAGATACTAAACCAAGTCAAACCCCAGCTTATGAAATTCATTTCCCCGAGCTGTTTGTATATTAA